Within Scomber scombrus chromosome 12, fScoSco1.1, whole genome shotgun sequence, the genomic segment TGCCTGGGATCAGCGTGTCCAGGCACCGCCCCTGCCTGCCGCCCATTTGGCAACACACCCGACCCCAGGTGTGACTCTGGGAGAGTGCCCCTGTGTTCTTCATCCGGGCGAGATTCACACATGCCTAAAGTGCCACTTCATTGAGGtctatgaaaaacaaaaagaattaGATGTGAACCCCTTCTTTACctgaggtgtgtttgttttgttgttctttgtgtctgcagctggaggatgaggatgagcgCTTCGTGTTGGAGGATACCTGTGTGCTGAACACTGACAATATTGATGCTCACTCCTGTGACACCTCCTCTCTTGCCAGCTCTGACAGTGGAGACCCAGCACACCTCAAAaggtatgaacacacacacacacagacacacacacacacagacacacacacacacacacacacacacacacacacacacacacacacacacacacacacacacacacacacacacacacacacacacacacacacacacacacacactcttttcttTGCATGAGGTaataaaggtaataaaatgGGAAATGTCctctttatttgtgtgtctgtgtgtaaacgtgtgaaggaagaagaggacagTGGATCTGAATGCGACAGTTCATGGATCTGTTCTTCGACACAGACTGCTGAAGGGCATCTCTGCACAGATCGTCTCTGCTGctgtaagacacacacacacacacacacacacacacacacacacacacacacgcacgcacacacacacacacacaacccaatGCTAACTTCAGTGGGCTTGAGTTTCAAAACTGTCGCTTGACCAAACAGCTGGTTTTATTTAGATGATTCGTTGTTGCAAAGATCTTTATTTTAGCACTACTGTACCTTCAacaatgtatatttatttatttaaaacacgTGCATCTTTTCCTCAGGACAAAGTGGATGCTGGACTGCCAACTGCTATAGTGAGTATTAGTTTATTTAACTATGAATCCATCTGAATGGACATGATATCGCTTTAAAGCACAACCTCTGAATATATTCTATGACTCTTTTCATGACTATTGATGGCTGGCTGCTTTATACATCCTCATAATACATTTGGACAATTTCATAATTGATCTAAATTGGCTTTAGACTCACAGGAAGTAgtttacaatattaaaaatctgtttacaGCATGTTCTACACATCTAAGCAGACACAGTATTTACACTATTTAaaattctttattctttttatttgatgctcttctattttactatccactttgctgctgtagtaatgcaaatgtccccatcgtgggactaataaaggaatatcttatcttatcttataaattaaacttattttacatttgtccgtgttttgcttttctttgatGCTTACTGACTTCCTGTGATTATTCTCAGctgtatattttgtatgttcAGACAGTGTCTGGTGTGATAGCTGTGGGAACATCTCATGGTCTGGCTCTGGTCTTTGGTGAGTCTTAACAACTCTTCTTTTATGTAGACAGTGGTATAAAGAATACCTTTTATATTTGAGACTTTTTACAATGCATATACATCACGAAGAGTGAAACTAAAACTTCTAGTATGTACAGCGAGCAGCTACGTTACATTAAGACAAATTATCATGAGCTGCTCTTGTGGATTTAGATGGTTATTAAACATGCAGGCATCCGGACAGCCTCGTGGTTGAGACACATACTGATCCCAGCATTTTACTTTCCATCGTGGGACGTCTATATGTGTAGTTGAAAGTTTCTTTGATACTGACACTAGGGGGCAGCAAAGTTACACATTCCCTAATCGTACACTTTGTGGCTTTAATGATGAAAACTGCAATGAGTGTACTGAACTGAATGTAGATTCAGTATGAATTCATCCTCttaattgttatattattaGACATACTATTCTCAGTGATCACAGCATTGAAACTGAAACTCCTCTAAAGGATTCAGTTTAACTACATATTCTGTGATTTTGAGAATATACACCATGAAAAGACAGAGTGAGGTAAAACTAGCAAAGGTTTATGTGCATAaccccaaaaaaagagaagtaaaCCCTCTCACTGCATCACTCATTCACTACCTCATATTGATGGTAACCTGTGTAAATACTCTGCTGCCCCCTAGAGTCCTTTCACCAAAACACAGACTGACTGTATCATTAGGCAAGCTATAAACCGTCTTACTATAtaaacagtgttggggagtaactagttccatgtaaaacattatttaattaaattaagaaataaatgtcctttaagattttactctaaagggtttttttcctcattttttaatattcaacatgttactgaatacatatatttctgtttttaattctttgaaatcaatatttttaatattttgtaaataaatcatgacatggacttaaatggtcacagtaccaattaagcccatccCAGACTTTTAACTTTTTCATAAAACGtacttatttactttatatatttgttttaatctacatgaactaatgaatacattttcaaatgagagataaatgttgctttataagaaatgatctctcttataaatcatgtcagtatccatgaaaaacagctggacttagatgtTGGTgtttaatgggaacacttaccctaacagctggaaacattggttagaacattagaaaagtcatcaaaaagtcatcacatgtaataagttacattactttgatgaagtcattgaaatagttacattacttattacattttaaacagagtaactagtaatctgtaacctgttacatttctaaagtaacctCCCCAACCCTTAATATCAACATATCATCAGAGCAAAACATGACATCAGACCATGTCATGAAATTCATAGAAGTGTTCTTATATCTCCTGAGCTTTGTTTCCTAATAACAGACTGCTCTCAGATATAGTCAATTATATTCAAGAAATAAACAAGCAaagcatatttaaaacataccAGGCTATGTTTTTGCCTATGCCTGTACAACATCTGCCCCCCAAATAAACATGGCTGAATAAATATGGCCTATGGTTTAACTTAAATGCTGCTGCAGTCTTTATAATTCATGTTATTGGGTTTAAGAGTGTCAACTTTAATTCATACATACCATAtatggaaagaaaagagaagatatGGAACCTGAAAATATACCACTGGAGAAGTGACATTTCAGTTAGAAGAGATGAATGATGAAACACACTGGCAAATCAGCTGTTGAATTCCCTTTTTGGTGGGAGTTAATCATTCATCTACAAGCATTTCTAAGAGCATCTTCAGTTACCATGGGAAACACGTCCTAAACAGCAGAAGCAGTTATCAGGATTGGGATGGATTTTATGATGACCATAAGATGCTTTTTGGGAAATGAGGCACTGTTGTATAGTTCTGAGGAAGGGTTAAACATGTGAAGTAGTAGCTACTACAGAGTTCAATCTTTTAAGATAACAGAACACATACATtctaataataaatacagtcaTTATCAACTAGATTGATGCAGCAGAGAGAACACACTGAAGATGGAATCTGTTTAATTCAAGCATATTAATAAGCCAAATTAAATGtgctgcatttttatttgtaagaaAACTTCTTAAACAGTTGAATTGTATGtatacataaacaaatacaaagagGACATGATTTGATCAacagtcttttttatttatttatgtgtaattAGGCATCACTTAAAACATCCTTTATTCAATATTTAGCTTAGAATCTTTTGCACtcatatttagtattttatatgtaCTGGTTAATGTGCAAATAACATTAAGTGACCAGCTTTGTCAGCTGAGCTTcacacatatttaaacattgtATTAAAGTTATTATGATCATTTCATGTGGCTTACATAACAAGAGCATGTGGTTTTTTGACTCAGTACATGACAGCATCAGTGATGTCCACCCTCAGCACAGCTTCTCCTGAGTCTGACATGGACGCACTGACTGCAACATAATCGCCCTGATAAGAAATGCAGGAGCCGTCAGCCTTGGCTCGTACAAAATTATTTTCGCCACCATTATACATGATATCATAAAGATTGTAGTCACAGTCGTTGCCTCTATCAAAGATCCCCACAGCGAACCAGTTGGAGTAGAGGTTCCGGTCATAGGGAACAGAGAACATGACGGCCATGACGTGGCTGTAGTCGTTCATGTTAGGGTTGAACAGGTCGTAGGTGAAGACGCCCACCGTGCCAGTCGCGGCGCCGGTGGTCTTGTTAAACAATGCGGTGGCGTTGGAGTATGGACCCACCATGGGCGACAGAGGGACCTCACAGCAGCCACTCTCAATAAACACCCTGAAAACAGACACAACCTATCAGACTACTTACACAAAacctttagattttttttgtatgatttggaaaatgtgttttttgagtCTTCTTACAAGTAGTTGAACATCAACAAAAGTCTGTTGGCTCAGTTGCATAACAACACCTCAGTTCAGTCAGCTAACTCGCAAAGAATAGACAATACGGCCTGCACGGGGGAAGGTAGACTCAGAGCCTACAGGTGGATGCTCGCAGCAAAGAATACAAACATGGGAATTAGATGTAACTAATTGAAATAGCAGGGGTAACTTATTTACTCTGGCAACGACATgaactttatattttatgagCTAAATGGTCCAAATACTTAACTGCTCAAGCTGCCTGAACTTGCAGAATTTGGAGGCGCATGACTACACATTGACATGTAGATGTGTTCAGGTCTGGACTCTTATCAAACATGAGACATTTGGGGTAGATTGTACAATGTTAAGCCAAGTGGCaaccacttcctgtttaatGCTCCAAAGATGTTTTAGGCAAAATTGAACGGCATGCCGTGCTGAGAGCGTTCCATTAAAACTAGAAAGCTTTGCAATGTAGCACCTCAAAGGTCTTAAGATGTCACCTACCACATTTGAAGTCACTTGGGTTAAATCTCAAGGAGGAGTTAGTCATTTTTCACAAAGTGAAGCCACTGACAGGTTTTGTActttaataaagtaaataaaaaatggcttacttcctgttggacttagagTATGAATCAAAGAGGCTTTTTTTGGTATATCTGCCAACCAAATTTCATACATATATGTCAAAGTTGGGTGCtttgagtttgacattttgtagtGCCCTCAAGTAATTTTGCCTCACCCAAGTCCAAGATCATATCAGATATCAAGTTACACTTCTGATGCATGCCAGTTCTGATGTGTTTGCCAGTTTTTGTGAGTTTTTGAGAATCCCAAGGCGCTCAATAATTCAGTGGTTtcaggaaataataataaacagagaTGATCAGGCCCTCGCATTTTTGTGAATGTTGGGTTGCGTCACAGTCGAAGGGTTTTATCGTGTATATGTAAATATCTTCAGGCCTGGACTCTTATTGGACGTCGCACGGAGGAGCTAAATATCGCTTTCTGTGTCCACTACATGGTGCTGGAGAATACACTAATTAAACATTGGTGTCGTCAATAACCGTGATAATACTGGaaagtaaaactaaaataaacatcattagCTCATTTTCCAACACTATTAATGAGTGTTTGACTTCAGTAAATCATACATCCTGCAGGCGTGTTGATAAGTTTTACACCTAGACACCTAGTCTCTGGTAATGTAGAACTTTGCAGCACATTTCTTTACACTGTGTATATTCTAGCCTATTCATTACCTTGGGTTGGAAAGAGTGTTGGAAGAGTTGTTGTTGATCTCAAGTGAACAGTTGCGGTGAGGCATTGTGATATGTGGAGCAGGGGAGCAGACTGACCTGTGAACTAGAGACAAACCAGGAAGGATCAGATGTCTATGTTAGACATTATGGATTGAAACTACAGTCACTACAGTCAGAGATTTGTtgagaataaataaagatagTTTTAGACAATAATACAGTACAGCAGAATTTATTTTGACAATGTTAGTGAAGAAATGCTGTCCAACCTATCCCAGTTTCTTCAAATATTAAACAAAGATCAGGGGAGCTTTCCAAAGATCTTGCTCTAATGCAGTTTGAATCACTGAGGATCACATGGGAGAAGTAAAAAGGGCACCACAGATCCTTTAAAGGCCTGTGGAATCCACTTTTTATCCCAATGCTGGACCTCTACTCATCACACATGGCAGAGagatgaataaaacacacagttgtGATCAGTGTCCTCTGCTCCTTGCTTCAAGACTAAGTCAAAGCACTGACTGACTGCTGAGCTGAGAGGAAATGCGACAGTGTCAGTCCTGTGTGAAGGAGTGCACCAGATACTCTCACAATGAAGATCTCATGCCAAATGTATTTGGAATTCTTCATATCTTAGCAAAACCTTAACTACTCATGTTGACAGaagtttatttcatatttaggaTAATTTAAGTCTTAAAATGAAGCACAATGTCCAAAAGTTATTTGTATAGACTAAGTCTGTTGTGTAGGCACAGAGACATCAAAGTGGAGCTCCTGGATATTTGCAGGTTAATTCTGGGTCTGCTGTAATGAGATGTGCAGCTTTTTAATCATTGTTTCAATGAAAATATAGAATTTGGTAATAATGATCTATTTTCTTCTCATCTCATAAATATGCTAATCAGAacctgtttttgtgtttggatGTCTAATTTAAATTCTGATCATACGGTCTCTCTGCATTTTTGATAAAGTTGCATTCTTAATCATACATTTCAGTTTGTGACCAACTCTCAGTCCATTATCTTGGACACAAAAAGctcacacttcttcttcttcacgtCTTGACTAAATCTAAACTGAGACTAAAAAGATTTCATCCATCAATAGTTTAATCCGTGACTAAAACTAGAGtaaaatgttgatgatgtttAACTGAGACAACACTGACCAAatgaaaaattgaaatgaaGATGAATGGAGTTGACTAAATCTGACAAATTCACATGGACTCTTGATCTCAGGACTAAGACtacaacttcattttaaaatagacaaaatgaCCAACAGACTGATGAGAAGAGAAACATGTTGGTGGTTTGCATACAACTtgtaataaaactaaacatttccacatgaaaaaaacatttcatgaaaCTTTGCAGTGTAAGCAACATAAGCCCACAGTAGTTAAGATGAGATACAGTCACTACTGTCTAAATGTGACACATTATGTGAAAATAAGAATACTTACCTTTTTCTGAAACTGAAGTGGTGTTAAGTCTTTCTTCCTCTAAAGAGTTAAAAAAGCCAAAATCAGTAGTTAGATTTGGCAGGTTGTTGGTCCAGGTTTCAGGCAGGATGTGGTGGTAAAGTCACATTGCAGGTGAGCTGTTCACACACTGGCTTTTATTGACTCAAGTAATCAGAGCCTTAAGGCACCAGTTGACTCCCTCCTTATCTGTCCAGTATCAGCTCCCAGCTGTCCCCTTGTTCCCGGACCTTTCCGCCACTTTATCACCTCGCTACAATTGAACCAAACTGATTGCATCAatgcaggcttttatttgaagCCTATTAAAATTAGGATTTCACTATTTGTGCAGGGTAGGACATCAGGAGTGCAAGGACTCACTGGTGTGCCGTGTTCACAGGGTAACCCAACAAAACAGAATCTGAGGAAGGGCAGTAGGATTCATTCACTGACCATGAAATAGGAGTGGCAGTAATATGATGTCCTTTTGGAAAGCAACAGTCCAGACAATGATATAAATGATCATCAATTCATCTGCTTTGAACAAGGTGAATGTATCATAAAACAAGAACTGAGTTAAAAAACATGTGTATCCCTGATTAAATCAACCATATTATTTAAAGGTGGTCAAACATATGCATTTAATCCTTAATCAAAggtgaaaatgacaaaagtaCAGACATTTAATTCAGCACATTGATTAAGGTTGAAATGTGTATCTCTGACCACTTCAATATGATAACATGGATTTGATCAATGCACTGAATTATATTTCTtgagaagctgtgtgtgtgtgtgtgtgtgtgtgtgtgtgtgtgtgtgtgtgtgtgtgtgtgtgtgtgtgtgagagtgagagtgagagtgagagtgagagtgagagtgagagtgagagtgtgagtgtgagtgtgagtgtgagtgtgagtgagagtgagagtgagagtgagagtgagagtgagagtgagagtgagagtgagagtgagagtgagagtgagagagagagagagagagagagagtgtgagagagtgtgtgattcatatttatttattccattATTCCTTGAGAAATTTGAAACGAATAACCAAAACATAAAAGATAGATAAAAGTAAAgctttagtagtagtagtaggttATAGTACTCGCAGTGAGTACAGCCAACACACTAAAATAACAGTTGAGGTAACAATGATAATAACTCCAAGTGACAAATGAGCAGCTGTagttgcagcagcagtaatgATGGCGTTACATTGCCAGCAGAAGTAATGTCAGAGGCATTCTCAGTGGTAGTTTCAGTTATAATTATGGTACTGACAGCAATTGTAATGATATCAGTGTACTGTACACTGTATAGTAGTAGCCACCATAGGTAGGTCAGTTTCTATGTACTTCATCAGTAATATTTGCAGTAGACCTTATCAGTGCTTGAAACCAACAGCCTGCAGCATGTGCATACAAGCTTTATGCAAATATGTCCCCATATTTTAAGAAGAATTGTTTTGGAGAACAGGGCACAAGTACCGAAGTCTAATAACTAATCAGAAATATTCCTTGTTATTGTTATGATGTATTATTCTATTTATTGACTGCAGACTTGGATACAGCCACATATGAGCCAGTAGAATCCAAGCAGCTACCTGATTATCTCTGTTGGGGTGAAATATGTATTGATTGTGtctcatacacaaacagacagccCACAACTCAGGGTCACTTTCCTGCTGCTTTAGGTTTACTGTTGTTTACAGTATGTGAAGGATCTGTGACTGTTACTCAGGTTTATTGTATCCATGATCATTTTGATagttataatttaaaaaaactcattgactatattctatatttttcaaatCATCAAAGTAGTTAGCAAAAACAGACTATGGCCTCATCTGGCATCCATGTGTATACACTGTATCTAACCAGCAAACAGTGAGACACTGGATGAACATTGTTTGAATGTCCCTTCAAGATGTCCCGTAATGTCCTGGACACCTGACAATGAAGATGCAGATCATTTAGTGTGTAGTTTATGCTGATTTAGTTATTTGCTTTGCTTCCATCCATTTTACAACACGTTCTCCACtccatcacatactgtacattactgATACCACTGAATTCCACACCctttactttaaatatttacactaaATACTGTTAAATATTAACACTTTAATTTGGTTTGATAAagtttatctctctctctcacacacacacacacacacacacacacacacacacacacacacacacacacacacacacacacacacacacacacacacacattcacacacacacacgtacacgtacacacacacacacacacacacacacacacacacacacacacacacacacacacacacacgtatgtgCCAAACTGAGGGAGGCTATGTCTCCAGATGTTTCTGTTGCTCAGCTCAAGATTCAAAAACTGTCTAAACACATTCAGAGGTTTCAGTTTAGTTGAAAGCTGAGCAGtttgttagcttgttagctTGTTAGCTTGTTAGCTTGTTAGCAGTTTGCTGAAAGACAgcatcagtcatttttaaaaagagaactTTATATTCTCTGTACATAACATGTAAAGAGCTGCTGCTCACCACTGATACCAAATGAATGAGTTCATATTGTGATGTTGTGGTTTTGACTGGGACTGAGGTGTCAGCTGACCCGTGTTTCTTTGTATTGCTGTCCAAATGATGCCTGGGCAGGAAAAGGTATGAACACCCCTGTCAGATGCTTCATGTTGTTCATTTTGTGTTCAACCTGCTGGGCTCTGAGATGTCATTTTCTACTGTCTGTTTGAGTGTGGCCAGGTTAGCTTGGTGCATGCTTTgttgtttgatttgattattttttaaatagctttttccagtttttaatttagttccattgtgttgtttttattcattttcttctgttctgttttgGACTGGAAAACATTGGGTTTGTCTTTTTTGAATGTATTATACCATCCACACCTGTTTTAAGACAGTCCCCCTGCTTCAACTGTTAAATATCTGCTTTATCTTACCTCTCTAGATACCAACCAGGCTCTGCGGCTCTGTCTGGGTACCAAGGCAACAGGGGCGGAGTTTGGCGCTGTGTCTGCCCTCACCATCAACCACGACTGCTCGCGACTTCTCTGCGGGTTTGCCAAAGGACAGGTATTGTCCCTCAGCCAGAAGCTTTATGGTTGCCAGTCTGTTTCCAGCTCAGCTCTAGTCACTGCCACAGGTTCACACTAGATGCTGGAACCTTCTAGACGTGTTTGCAGCTCTTGCAGTTATTAGAATCATCTTTATTGGCCAAGTGTGTTTATGCATACTGTTCATTTGAGTCCAGTTTAGTGGCTTTCAGTGTATTCACACAACATAACAATCTTCAGATAGATGTACAAGGAATGTCTAATAACAGGTGAAACTGTTTATGCGAACTGTAAACAGGATACAAATCGTGCACAGAGTGTACAGATATATTAAAAAGTGACATGAGACTATGTACATACACCGATCAGACGatacattaaaaccactgacaggAGAAGTGAATGACAATGATTATCACTTTAAAATGACGCTTGTAAAGAGGTGTGATATATTAGACAGCAAGTGAACAGTCAGTTCTTGAAGTTGATGTGttgaaagcaggaaaaatgggcAAGTGTGAGGATCTGAGTCACTTTTAAAAGGGCCAAATTGTGATGGCTCCATGACTGAGTCAGAGCGTCTACAAAACAGCAGGTCTTGTGGGGTCTTCTTAGGATTTAGTGGTCAGTACCAAAAGTGCTGATGAACCTGTGATAGGGTGATGGGCGCTCAAAGCAACCAACCTTTTCTACTAATGtgtgaatttaaatgaaaaatgcctGACTTTGGAACAGTTTGGAATGTTAAAATGAGAAGTGACTTTATACCATTAGTTATTCCACAGTTATTGAGTTATAATATAAGACATTTGGATTTTAACGTTGTTAAGACACAATATCATTTGCTAAAACCAAATTATCTGGATGCAAAAAGTAGAACTGATATCATGAGAGagctttttccttttgtttaacCACTTACCAACATGAActaaagtgtgttttaatatttaacaatttGGCAGACCTGTTAAATTGtcattgtgtaaataataaGGATTGTACGAGTTCTCAAGATGTATTCAACAGGTTGATTGTAGGTCATTTTCTGTTGgattattaaactgtaaatcctgaagactctttgtctttcttcatcTGTCGGTGTGTCCTCATGATTAGATTACCATGTGGGATCTAGCCAGTGGAAAGCTTCTGAGAACTATCACTGATGCCCACCCTCCAGGGACAGCAATACTGCATGTAAAGGtataacatacatacacacatgcactcacatcTACACtgacatatacatacacaagacttacaaaagaaaaatgtacagtGTCACACGCATTTAGAAATTGGTCTTGATGTTACATGGGTTTGATCCCTGATAACTTTCATGTAATCTCTGTCCCTCGTTATTCTTTCCCTGTTTTTGTGTCTTAAGTTCACAGATGACCCGACTCTTGCAGTGTGTAATGACAGTGGAGGATCCGTTTTCGAGCTGGCTTTCAGGTACATCACTCTGCTTTGACCATTACATCTTATACCAAAGTGCCTTAAGGTCATTCATACCCTTGCCATCATCCCTTAAGTAGTTTGTAACAACATGTGTGCTGGCTAAAGGCCAATAAGAGTATTCTCTCTAAGGCACAGTTCCACAAAGTTTGGGCAGCCAAGATGGGCATTTGTTGACCAGTTAGAGTGAGAGAGTGCAGGACTTTGAACGTTTTTTAACGTCTGAAAACTGAAGAAGATTGCACTGATACAGGAAATCTGGTCCCCTCCGATGAATTATTGACTTTTATTATGCTTA encodes:
- the LOC133992363 gene encoding uncharacterized protein LOC133992363 codes for the protein MPHRNCSLEINNNSSNTLSNPRVFIESGCCEVPLSPMVGPYSNATALFNKTTGAATGTVGVFTYDLFNPNMNDYSHVMAVMFSVPYDRNLYSNWFAVGIFDRGNDCDYNLYDIMYNGGENNFVRAKADGSCISYQGDYVAVSASMSDSGEAVLRVDITDAVMY